The sequence TCTTAGTGAGTAAAACTGGATAATACTTCCCCTTCAGTCCACTCTCATTACAAGAGCTTCATTCCTATTACGAGAAGTTCCGCCCATTGAACCCGCATCGGTACTCTACCTCTTGTAATTCCATTACTTGAGGGTCTCCCTTAACATCGGGACGAAGGTTCCTACGTTCCAAATATCAACCTGTATTAAGATCGCGCCATTTCTACGCCGGATGCCGTAAGAGCAGCATAACAGATAGCATCTCTTACTTATCCCGAAGCAGTCCTCGCCTCCGGTTTTGACATCGTCTAAGGATGTTTCGACGCTTCATCAATGGTTCATTTACATTCGCCTTCTTAATACATACCTGACGTTTTAACAACGCCTTTTCCTTATCGCTCAATACCACAGCTTTTGGCTGCAGCACCATAAGGTAGTTTGGAATCATCATCTGCTTAACGAATCCGAGGGGCCTACCCTCATTTGATATTTAGCATCAGAGTATACCCTTTATTATTATACTCTGTTCGTAGCGCACAAAGACCACCGTCCATCGATGGCTGAAGAATGAACAACTCGATGAATAAGATCATTCCGCTCCCACTCAATAACCTGAAACGTTCCATTCCATCTTTTTGCCGAAGTGGAACAAAAAAAGGAAGTTCGCCTTGATTGCCAACCACTTCCCCGCCCATTAGAGGAACAGAAATGCCACCTGTGGAACAAAAATGGAACAAATTCTGGCTCAAAAAGGCAATGGAACAAAATACTCCCACAATGCATTGATGATCAATATCTGTCCACCCGGAAATGGAACGGGCATAGGAACGACCAGGACAAATCGGAACTGGCGTATACGTTAGGACTTCCTGCTCCAGATTTTTGATGCATAGCCAACTCTTTCTTTGCTTAACCTATTTATCCAAAAGCCTATCTCTGGTTTTGAAGTTGATTTCAATTAGATTTAAAACTTGGGCTAATATTTCTCCGCTGACATCTGGCCAACAGTTAGGCAAGGAAAATAAATTAGCCGATCGACTATTTATGTGGAAGAATTGGAAGTAAATCTGACGGGGTACATTCTAAAGCCTCAGAAAGCATGTAAATCACTGTTAAACCCGGTTCATTATGGCCATTCTCCAACCGTGAAACGTATCCCGGTGTGGAATTTAAT is a genomic window of Chitinophaga sp. LS1 containing:
- a CDS encoding helix-turn-helix domain-containing protein; this encodes MYKLYIRLPSMKSKVDILKVFGENLKALRQAKDLTQMDVAIALNSTPGYVSRLENGHNEPGLTVIYMLSEALECTPSDLLPILPHK